Proteins from a genomic interval of Clostridium sp. M62/1:
- a CDS encoding GNAT family N-acetyltransferase, protein MKENRKDRELRLREYRREDLEEMERLFFETVHTVNAADYTEEQLWAWADKEVDHRAWHESFCRHRTVIAELGGRIAGFGDMAPDGYLDRLYVHREEQGQGIGTAICDYLEGEQAEAGSRTEGKEKRFVTHASVTARPFFEKRGYRVVKEQQVERKGVMLTNYMMEKRTGGN, encoded by the coding sequence ATGAAAGAGAACAGAAAGGACAGGGAGCTTAGACTGAGGGAGTACAGAAGAGAGGATCTGGAGGAGATGGAGCGTCTGTTTTTTGAGACAGTGCACACGGTAAACGCAGCTGATTACACAGAAGAGCAGCTTTGGGCCTGGGCGGACAAAGAGGTGGATCACAGGGCCTGGCACGAGTCCTTCTGCCGCCACAGGACGGTGATTGCCGAGCTTGGAGGGCGGATTGCGGGCTTTGGAGATATGGCGCCGGACGGTTATCTGGACAGGCTGTACGTTCACAGGGAGGAGCAGGGTCAGGGAATCGGGACTGCTATCTGTGATTATCTGGAAGGGGAGCAGGCAGAGGCGGGGAGCAGGACAGAAGGAAAAGAGAAGAGATTTGTGACTCACGCCTCTGTTACGGCGAGACCATTTTTTGAAAAACGGGGATACAGGGTGGTAAAGGAGCAGCAGGTGGAGAGAAAGGGGGTTATGCTGACGAATTACATGATGGAGAAAAGGACGGGAGGAAACTAG
- a CDS encoding gamma-glutamyl-gamma-aminobutyrate hydrolase family protein — MYHFLTAGFRNERPEGRLPLIGLSPGQTDDGSLSLRRFYMDAVKKAGGLPVLLPFLSDASEAVPFADRLDGLLLTGGPDPHPSLFGEETRTGCGFVSPVRDQTELSLLHAFFRVQKPVFGICRGAQIINVCFGGTLWQDLPSDCPESRICHSQPYSPDLPAHRISILPGSLLHRIVGKETLSVNSCHHQAVRAPGSCLTICARASDKVAEAVEHREHPFLLGVQWHPERLGRDEGEVLFEAFCRACRQNL, encoded by the coding sequence ATGTATCACTTTCTTACAGCCGGTTTCAGAAATGAGCGCCCGGAGGGCAGACTTCCCCTTATCGGCCTCTCACCAGGGCAGACTGACGACGGCAGCCTGTCCCTTCGCCGTTTTTATATGGACGCAGTAAAAAAAGCAGGAGGGCTTCCCGTCCTGCTTCCTTTCCTGTCAGACGCCTCTGAGGCAGTCCCCTTTGCCGACCGGCTGGACGGACTTCTTCTCACCGGAGGGCCGGATCCGCACCCCTCCCTCTTTGGCGAGGAGACCCGAACCGGCTGCGGCTTTGTTTCCCCTGTCCGCGATCAGACGGAGCTTTCTCTCCTGCACGCCTTTTTCAGGGTTCAGAAACCTGTATTCGGTATCTGCCGGGGCGCGCAGATAATCAATGTCTGTTTTGGCGGAACACTGTGGCAGGATCTTCCCTCCGACTGTCCCGAAAGCCGTATCTGCCACAGTCAGCCCTATTCGCCCGACCTTCCCGCCCACAGGATTTCCATCCTTCCTGGAAGCCTTCTGCACCGGATCGTCGGAAAGGAGACGCTTTCCGTAAACAGCTGTCATCACCAGGCCGTCCGCGCTCCAGGGTCCTGCCTGACTATCTGCGCCCGCGCCTCTGACAAAGTTGCAGAGGCTGTGGAGCACAGAGAGCATCCCTTCCTGCTGGGTGTGCAGTGGCACCCTGAACGGCTCGGCAGAGACGAGGGGGAAGTGCTGTTTGAGGCCTTCTGCAGGGCCTGCCGGCAGAATCTCTGA
- a CDS encoding BsaA family SipW-dependent biofilm matrix protein: MRKGKHAVLGLAALASVAAIGATWASWTQELKAGNEFMTGDYHTSLDETFESPDNWQPGTTTQKAVWVANDGTVDAMAKVVISQSWVRTEDVMATVLASDGNATEEVPVKPLAGESFPLTFDTGNGREYAAVPEFSRENVVLLASSADADGEPGNRWGLEEAETLGQAEGKWLLMNEEPQGEEGTFTLYYMGTIEAGAKSPQFLDSVTMNPDIPRSVTGKDTVYTRDEKGNVKQITIDTVGEVPGYENARYTMTINATTVQATQAAVEEIFGSGNAEEDPGTDADSQTLDYLVKLADEAVFDHSAEVKTLKFDETNGTMTYVPYRDGNGNVEEGNWFMSFTDMVPGGVYKDLLNIENASNKEWNLYMRALPREQEAIKDELLEKISMTVWYKTPDMENETKLYEGTAMGSTFLTDEGNADGADGMRAVYIGNYDAGENGYIRVELTLDPNLVLEEDPSLTPGEGESSLVNHYAGVLSKIDWQFMVTEVKTEGGNGDNGGGGGSHGGGSSGGGGGRRIDIADNETPLSPPLTDETILDEPVPLAVLPKTGDETPIIPAVVTLLGSGIILLWLGSSLRKKKETESPS, encoded by the coding sequence ATGAGGAAAGGCAAACATGCAGTATTAGGCCTGGCAGCGCTCGCATCAGTGGCTGCCATTGGCGCAACATGGGCAAGCTGGACTCAGGAACTGAAAGCCGGAAATGAGTTTATGACCGGGGACTATCATACTTCTCTGGACGAAACCTTTGAATCTCCAGACAACTGGCAGCCGGGAACCACCACACAGAAAGCGGTGTGGGTTGCCAACGACGGGACAGTGGACGCCATGGCAAAGGTTGTAATCAGTCAGAGCTGGGTGCGGACAGAGGATGTAATGGCTACTGTGCTCGCCAGTGACGGAAACGCAACAGAGGAGGTACCAGTAAAACCACTGGCAGGAGAATCCTTTCCTCTGACGTTTGACACCGGAAATGGCAGGGAATATGCAGCAGTTCCTGAATTCAGCAGGGAAAATGTAGTTCTTCTGGCATCCTCCGCCGATGCGGACGGAGAGCCGGGAAACCGCTGGGGCCTTGAGGAAGCAGAAACCCTTGGCCAGGCAGAGGGAAAGTGGCTGCTGATGAACGAGGAGCCTCAGGGGGAGGAGGGAACTTTCACCCTCTACTACATGGGGACCATCGAGGCAGGGGCGAAATCTCCGCAGTTTCTGGACAGCGTGACCATGAACCCGGACATCCCGAGAAGTGTGACGGGAAAGGACACCGTCTACACCAGGGATGAGAAGGGCAATGTAAAACAGATCACCATCGACACGGTGGGAGAGGTTCCTGGCTATGAGAATGCCCGCTATACGATGACCATCAACGCCACCACCGTGCAGGCCACCCAGGCAGCGGTGGAGGAGATCTTCGGATCAGGAAACGCAGAAGAAGATCCTGGTACGGATGCAGACAGCCAGACTCTGGATTACCTGGTAAAGCTGGCGGATGAGGCGGTCTTCGACCACTCAGCGGAAGTTAAGACGCTGAAATTCGACGAGACCAACGGAACCATGACCTATGTGCCCTACCGGGACGGAAACGGAAATGTGGAGGAAGGCAACTGGTTCATGAGCTTTACCGACATGGTTCCCGGCGGTGTGTACAAGGATCTGTTAAACATTGAAAACGCCAGCAATAAAGAGTGGAACCTCTATATGAGGGCCCTCCCGAGAGAGCAGGAAGCCATCAAAGATGAACTTCTCGAGAAGATTTCCATGACCGTGTGGTATAAGACGCCGGACATGGAGAACGAGACAAAGCTCTATGAGGGAACTGCCATGGGTTCCACCTTCCTGACAGACGAAGGAAACGCCGACGGAGCCGACGGAATGCGTGCGGTGTACATCGGAAACTACGATGCAGGGGAAAACGGTTATATCCGGGTAGAGCTTACTCTGGATCCGAATCTGGTACTGGAAGAAGATCCAAGCCTTACTCCGGGAGAAGGAGAGAGCAGCCTGGTCAACCACTACGCAGGGGTACTTTCCAAGATCGACTGGCAGTTTATGGTCACAGAGGTTAAGACCGAAGGCGGAAATGGAGACAATGGCGGCGGAGGCGGAAGCCACGGCGGAGGAAGCAGCGGAGGCGGAGGCGGAAGACGGATTGACATCGCTGACAATGAGACGCCTCTTTCCCCACCGCTTACCGACGAGACCATCCTGGACGAACCGGTACCGTTAGCCGTCCTGCCAAAGACCGGTGACGAGACACCGATTATCCCGGCAGTGGTGACCTTACTGGGAAGCGGAATTATCCTGCTGTGGCTGGGAAGCTCCCTGAGAAAGAAGAAAGAGACAGAGAGCCCAAGCTAG
- a CDS encoding serine/threonine protein kinase, producing the protein MQETEDTVLFGKYQITGTLGTGRNGTVLLAVHLGLREYRAIKRVRKEQRPGVFLREAEILKSLRDPGIPVIYDLEEDQNYFYIIEEYLEGHSLSALMKERGSLTRAEIAAYGSELCRILVYLHSLKPNPILHLDLQPKNLMICGGALKLIDFDQAVFSAGNEGRALRFGTPGFAAPELYRNEAPDERADIYAIGALLFYMGTGRSPEGENCVENAGFDGRLEAVIEQCLSPQKEKRFQTAKELLEALGALRTGVFTENQMPLLTIAVAGSRPGTGTTLAALALSAFLNLHAGPCLYEERNSSGAAASLGRAMGKRPDRRGIFQAGIVPVKPLFGKNVHPDENSFRIRVLDMGALDSQNLKGISREDHEAFQAQLFLLVCGGRPWELSDCRRAAGKLFRESQTSQEPWESQKARIKILVNRRESAGNILLPEEARDCAAGFLPWIEDPISGEEETATEAFYSLLSGTEAAKWLLKREQKGRKHRIRGLLRLIKGQNRR; encoded by the coding sequence GTGCAGGAGACAGAAGACACCGTACTGTTTGGAAAATACCAGATAACCGGAACGCTGGGAACCGGAAGAAACGGCACCGTCCTTCTGGCGGTACACCTGGGGCTTCGTGAATACAGAGCCATTAAGCGTGTGAGGAAGGAGCAGCGGCCAGGCGTCTTTCTGAGGGAGGCTGAGATTTTAAAAAGCCTGAGAGATCCGGGAATACCGGTTATCTACGATCTGGAAGAGGATCAGAACTATTTCTATATTATCGAAGAATATCTGGAAGGTCATTCTTTATCTGCCCTGATGAAAGAGAGGGGCAGTCTTACCCGAGCAGAGATCGCAGCATATGGGAGCGAGCTTTGCCGGATCTTGGTTTATCTGCATTCGCTGAAACCAAACCCTATTTTACATTTGGATCTGCAGCCGAAGAATCTGATGATCTGCGGCGGCGCACTGAAACTAATTGATTTTGACCAGGCTGTCTTTTCTGCCGGAAATGAGGGCAGAGCTCTGCGCTTTGGGACTCCCGGGTTTGCGGCTCCTGAGCTTTATCGGAACGAAGCTCCTGATGAGAGAGCAGACATCTATGCCATTGGTGCCCTTCTGTTCTATATGGGGACGGGGCGAAGCCCGGAGGGAGAAAACTGTGTGGAGAATGCCGGCTTTGACGGCAGGCTGGAAGCGGTTATTGAGCAGTGTTTAAGTCCGCAAAAAGAGAAGCGATTTCAGACTGCAAAGGAACTGTTGGAGGCGCTTGGCGCCCTCAGAACGGGAGTTTTCACTGAGAATCAAATGCCACTTCTTACGATTGCTGTGGCCGGAAGCCGCCCGGGCACGGGAACTACTCTTGCGGCCCTGGCTCTGTCAGCCTTTTTGAACCTTCATGCAGGCCCCTGCCTTTACGAGGAGAGAAATTCTTCGGGGGCAGCGGCGTCACTGGGACGAGCTATGGGAAAGCGGCCTGACAGAAGAGGGATTTTTCAGGCGGGAATCGTGCCTGTCAAACCTCTCTTTGGGAAAAATGTTCATCCCGATGAGAACAGCTTCCGAATCCGGGTTCTGGACATGGGAGCTCTGGACAGCCAGAATCTGAAGGGGATTTCCCGGGAAGATCATGAGGCGTTCCAGGCACAGCTGTTCCTTCTGGTTTGCGGGGGCAGGCCGTGGGAGCTTTCAGACTGCCGGAGGGCGGCAGGGAAGCTGTTTCGGGAATCACAGACGTCCCAGGAGCCGTGGGAGTCACAGAAAGCAAGGATAAAAATTCTTGTAAACCGCAGGGAGTCTGCGGGCAATATTCTGCTTCCGGAGGAAGCCAGGGACTGTGCCGCAGGATTTCTGCCCTGGATTGAGGATCCTATTTCCGGAGAGGAGGAGACAGCCACGGAGGCATTTTACAGTCTCCTTTCAGGAACAGAGGCCGCAAAGTGGCTCCTCAAAAGAGAGCAGAAAGGACGGAAACACCGTATCAGAGGGCTTTTAAGGCTGATTAAAGGCCAAAACCGAAGATAA
- a CDS encoding AEC family transporter, giving the protein MESFLVAVNAVMPFLIYISFGYGVRMSGLVDEAFMNKLNKLIFRAFFPILMFNNLYKVEPGFTLDGRLVAVGVGSVLLLELILVFLVPKFVKGNPQRGVVIQAIYRSNFVLFAIPLTTSLFGETGSVLASMMVAIVIPIYNVTAVIILELFHGGKSDIRVLVKNVCTNPLILGALVGFIFFMLQIKLPACIDETAAQFADLTTPLALFVLGGTLHFSAVRGNLKYLVPSLTVKMVFLPAVITALATAMGFGNLERFVLFTMYATPVATASYSMAQNMGGDGELAGQFVVISTAVSIVTIFLWVLFFKTMGMI; this is encoded by the coding sequence ATGGAGAGCTTTCTTGTGGCCGTCAACGCAGTTATGCCGTTTCTGATTTATATATCCTTTGGATATGGAGTCCGAATGAGCGGACTGGTGGACGAGGCCTTTATGAACAAGCTGAATAAGCTGATTTTCAGGGCGTTTTTCCCGATTCTGATGTTTAATAATCTGTATAAGGTAGAACCGGGCTTTACGCTGGACGGACGTCTGGTGGCTGTGGGCGTCGGGAGCGTGCTCCTTCTGGAGCTCATCTTAGTCTTTCTGGTGCCGAAATTTGTGAAGGGAAATCCCCAGAGAGGCGTCGTGATTCAGGCTATCTACCGCAGCAATTTTGTGCTGTTTGCGATTCCCCTGACCACAAGCCTGTTCGGAGAAACAGGCTCTGTCCTGGCTTCTATGATGGTGGCCATCGTCATTCCCATCTACAATGTAACGGCAGTGATTATCCTGGAGCTGTTTCACGGAGGCAAGTCAGATATCCGTGTCCTCGTAAAAAATGTATGCACGAACCCTCTGATTTTAGGAGCGCTTGTGGGATTTATTTTTTTCATGCTTCAGATTAAACTCCCGGCCTGCATTGACGAAACGGCTGCACAGTTTGCCGATCTCACAACGCCGCTGGCGCTTTTCGTTCTGGGAGGCACCCTTCACTTCTCCGCGGTAAGAGGAAACCTGAAATATCTGGTACCGTCTCTGACAGTGAAAATGGTGTTTCTTCCGGCAGTGATCACAGCTCTGGCGACAGCCATGGGCTTTGGAAATCTGGAACGCTTCGTGCTTTTTACAATGTATGCGACTCCTGTGGCGACGGCTTCCTACTCCATGGCCCAGAATATGGGCGGCGACGGGGAGCTGGCGGGACAGTTCGTGGTTATCAGCACAGCGGTGTCTATTGTAACCATTTTCCTGTGGGTACTGTTTTTTAAGACCATGGGCATGATTTAG
- a CDS encoding adaptor protein MecA, with translation MKIERINENQIRCTLTSFDLSIRNLNIGELAYGSEKAKKLFREMIKQAEAEVGFDAEDIPLMVEAIPLSGESIMLVITKIEDPEELDTRFSRFSPASEEEDSPLGSLPQDLLEGADSLLGLFASSLPDGKEGSQSGLLSRLNAASAPESSPHAADKQRGSQGKSDSSVSGAGSSGNVENGRTYADTLSQRIFCFDSLDAVTRAARIGGQAFEGESRLYKNSRTGKYYLALQELTPGCEHFIRFCNLLIEYGSSVRAEYASRAYFDEHYDCIIKENAVAVLSRL, from the coding sequence ATGAAGATAGAACGTATCAATGAAAACCAGATTCGCTGCACTCTTACCAGCTTCGACTTAAGCATACGGAACCTGAATATCGGGGAGCTGGCCTATGGCAGCGAAAAGGCCAAAAAGCTGTTCCGCGAGATGATTAAGCAGGCTGAAGCCGAGGTTGGCTTTGACGCAGAGGACATACCGCTGATGGTTGAGGCAATTCCGCTCTCAGGAGAGAGCATCATGCTTGTCATCACGAAAATAGAAGATCCCGAGGAGCTGGACACGAGATTTTCCAGGTTCTCCCCAGCCTCAGAGGAGGAGGATTCCCCTCTCGGCTCTCTTCCCCAGGATCTGCTGGAGGGAGCAGACAGTCTTCTGGGGCTCTTTGCCTCCAGCCTTCCCGACGGGAAGGAAGGCTCCCAATCGGGACTGCTGTCCCGGCTGAACGCAGCTTCCGCCCCGGAGAGCAGTCCGCACGCCGCCGATAAACAGCGCGGAAGTCAGGGAAAATCTGATTCCTCCGTTTCCGGCGCTGGAAGTTCAGGAAACGTAGAAAACGGCAGAACCTATGCAGACACCCTGTCGCAGCGCATCTTCTGCTTTGACTCCCTGGACGCAGTAACCAGGGCAGCCCGCATCGGCGGACAGGCATTTGAGGGAGAAAGCCGCCTGTATAAAAACAGTCGGACTGGCAAGTATTACCTGGCCCTTCAGGAGCTCACTCCGGGATGCGAACATTTCATACGATTCTGCAATCTGCTGATTGAGTACGGAAGCAGCGTCCGGGCAGAGTATGCATCCCGCGCTTATTTCGATGAGCATTATGACTGCATCATAAAGGAGAATGCCGTAGCTGTCCTGAGCCGCCTGTAG
- the srtB gene encoding class B sortase: MKLKKVVFILALLIFLGALGYLGVVWYSYYSAGKAYEELEEAVVTRQEGTDTGEEGEGAEAVWEPLTIDFGALQEISENVVLWIDIPGTSVSYPVAQAADNDYYLKRSLNGSYNFAGTVFMDFRNDPSLADDNTILYGHNMRNGSMFGILSHYADEEFYKSHPEIDLYLPGRILRCTVLSSHQEEAAEENFPTRFEMEEEKLAFISRMKSRAYYDTGTEAGADDHLVTLVTCTGNGYTHRWVVQAKVTEEIRMTEEAGH, from the coding sequence ATGAAGCTGAAAAAAGTCGTATTTATTCTGGCGCTTCTTATTTTTCTCGGAGCGCTGGGGTATCTGGGAGTAGTATGGTATTCCTACTATTCGGCCGGGAAGGCCTATGAGGAGCTGGAGGAGGCCGTTGTCACCCGGCAGGAGGGAACGGACACGGGGGAAGAAGGGGAAGGTGCAGAGGCAGTCTGGGAGCCCCTCACCATCGATTTCGGGGCCCTGCAGGAGATCTCAGAAAATGTGGTGCTCTGGATTGACATTCCGGGCACCTCTGTCAGCTACCCGGTGGCCCAGGCGGCGGACAATGACTATTACCTGAAACGGAGTCTGAACGGTTCCTACAATTTTGCCGGGACGGTTTTCATGGACTTCCGGAACGATCCGTCCCTCGCAGATGACAATACGATCCTCTATGGACACAACATGAGAAACGGCTCCATGTTCGGAATCCTGAGCCATTATGCCGATGAGGAGTTCTATAAGAGCCACCCGGAGATTGACTTGTATCTGCCGGGAAGAATCCTGCGCTGCACGGTTCTGTCAAGCCATCAGGAGGAGGCGGCAGAGGAAAATTTCCCCACCCGTTTTGAGATGGAGGAGGAGAAGCTGGCATTCATCAGCCGGATGAAGTCCAGGGCCTACTATGATACGGGGACTGAGGCCGGGGCGGACGATCACCTGGTGACACTGGTCACCTGTACGGGGAACGGCTACACCCACCGGTGGGTGGTGCAGGCGAAGGTGACGGAGGAGATCAGGATGACAGAAGAAGCCGGGCACTAA
- a CDS encoding glycosyl hydrolase family 18 protein, whose amino-acid sequence MKSRRNPILKAFLFLLILAVLAGGAFLYWKFAPSRERADLREVYQAEENRTILYLNYEKQEAQGIYENGQTYLPADWVAEHVNSRFYWDENEEMLVYALPEEILYTDDTAVGSSGEPLIVKREDGVYLSMGLVLNYTKVRIQAFDSTDIKRVFIENDWDGTPTADVRGRVKVRVEADVKSPILTECYRGDSVTVLETTDEWVKIATADGHIGYVKNRKLKNLRSVVPETDFKEPEYKNISLDEKIVLAFHQVTIPEANQKMGELLEPSKGVNVIVPTWFTLSDNEGSYESLASRSYVEEAHERGLQVWAMVDNFSKECSRNVQSEILLSKTSTRRKLIESLMDEAKTYGFDGFNLDFESMKTEALPHYVQFIRELSVSCRKEGIVLSVDNYVPSAYTAGYNRKEQGIVADYVIVMGYDEHFAGGEKGSTASLGFVEQGIRDTLQEVPKEKVINAVPFYTRLWQEKDGETTSSALGIYKAKDWIEENHVELSWQDETGQYYGELEESDGTMDYLWMEEERSLGLKMDLIRQNDLAGVACWKLGLESEEIWDVIQWDQPDGEEKQPDSSN is encoded by the coding sequence ATGAAAAGCAGGAGAAATCCTATCCTGAAGGCCTTCCTGTTCCTTCTGATCCTGGCTGTACTGGCCGGCGGAGCGTTTCTGTACTGGAAATTTGCGCCTTCCAGGGAGAGGGCAGATCTCAGGGAGGTTTATCAGGCTGAGGAGAACAGAACGATTTTATATCTGAACTATGAAAAACAGGAGGCCCAGGGAATCTATGAGAACGGGCAGACTTATCTGCCGGCAGACTGGGTGGCGGAGCATGTCAACAGCCGCTTCTACTGGGACGAGAATGAGGAGATGCTGGTCTATGCCCTCCCGGAAGAGATTCTCTATACAGACGACACTGCCGTGGGAAGCTCAGGGGAGCCGCTGATTGTGAAGCGGGAGGACGGCGTTTATCTGTCCATGGGTCTTGTGCTCAATTATACAAAGGTGAGGATACAGGCCTTCGACAGCACAGATATCAAGAGGGTATTTATCGAGAATGACTGGGACGGGACGCCCACTGCAGATGTAAGGGGCAGGGTGAAGGTGCGCGTGGAGGCGGACGTAAAAAGCCCTATTCTGACAGAGTGCTACAGAGGCGACAGCGTCACTGTGCTGGAAACTACAGACGAGTGGGTGAAGATCGCCACAGCAGACGGCCATATCGGATATGTGAAAAACAGAAAGCTTAAGAATCTGCGCTCCGTGGTGCCGGAAACTGACTTTAAGGAGCCGGAATACAAAAATATTTCTCTGGATGAAAAGATCGTGCTTGCATTTCACCAGGTGACGATACCTGAGGCCAACCAGAAGATGGGGGAGCTGCTGGAGCCGTCCAAAGGGGTCAATGTCATTGTACCTACCTGGTTTACGCTCAGCGACAACGAGGGAAGCTATGAGTCCCTGGCCAGCAGAAGCTATGTGGAAGAGGCCCATGAGAGGGGACTTCAGGTGTGGGCCATGGTTGACAATTTCAGCAAAGAGTGCAGCAGGAATGTCCAGTCCGAGATCCTTCTGTCGAAAACCTCCACCCGGAGAAAGCTTATTGAAAGCCTGATGGATGAGGCCAAAACCTATGGCTTTGACGGCTTTAACCTGGATTTTGAGAGCATGAAGACGGAGGCTCTGCCTCACTATGTCCAGTTTATCAGGGAGCTGTCTGTGTCCTGCCGGAAGGAAGGGATTGTCCTCTCTGTTGACAACTACGTGCCTTCTGCCTACACAGCGGGCTATAACAGAAAAGAGCAGGGCATTGTGGCAGACTATGTGATCGTTATGGGATATGACGAGCATTTTGCCGGCGGAGAGAAGGGCTCCACCGCTTCTTTAGGCTTTGTGGAGCAGGGAATCAGGGACACGCTTCAGGAGGTCCCGAAGGAAAAGGTGATCAATGCCGTGCCGTTCTACACAAGGCTGTGGCAGGAGAAGGACGGCGAGACCACCTCTTCTGCTCTGGGAATCTATAAGGCCAAGGACTGGATAGAGGAAAATCATGTGGAGCTTTCCTGGCAGGATGAAACAGGCCAGTATTACGGGGAGCTTGAGGAGTCAGACGGAACCATGGACTATCTCTGGATGGAGGAGGAGCGTTCCCTTGGGCTTAAGATGGATCTGATCCGCCAGAATGATCTGGCAGGCGTGGCCTGCTGGAAGCTGGGGCTTGAGAGTGAGGAGATCTGGGACGTAATCCAGTGGGATCAGCCGGACGGAGAGGAAAAACAGCCGGACAGCAGCAATTAG
- a CDS encoding DUF362 domain-containing protein — protein MAYVITDTCVSCGACAGGCPVGAISEGDGKYEIDAAACIDCGACAGTCPTGAIEEA, from the coding sequence ATGGCATATGTAATTACAGATACATGCGTTAGCTGCGGAGCTTGCGCTGGCGGATGTCCAGTAGGCGCAATCAGCGAGGGAGACGGCAAGTACGAGATCGACGCAGCAGCTTGCATCGACTGCGGAGCTTGCGCTGGTACATGCCCAACAGGCGCAATCGAGGAGGCTTAA
- a CDS encoding recombinase family protein, whose amino-acid sequence MSRPGGGKAAVYQTAVYIRLSREDGDKAESDSVGNQRKLLMDFLKSEPELSLFSEYVDDGWSGTSFKRPAFERMIRDIEAGLVDCVAVKDLSRLGRDYIDTGRLLERYFPDMGVRFISLADGIDSRKQEYDMLLPIKNIFNEQYARDISRKIHAVVRTKQKAGEFIGAFACYGYRKSPSDKNRLVVDERAAEVVRMIFQLFLEGKGKNTIARMLNDRGIPCPSEYKRLNGENYRNGGRLSGQSCWTYSTVNKILHSEMYLGNMVQGRRFQRMRGKARQVDRENWIVVEGTHEAIIDRQVWEQTRKLLKSRYAPFQPAAGENVFAGFIRCGDCGRAMVRKGRDRYLCGTYVRAGKAYCSGHGVKRQELEEIVLAELARAVEEEQQRGSLAELFERAEKGRMKQGTGAVSEKRGGRKKERWQTEWPWELAERAENGQEEAENEEREEEFWPLAGVSGILVRRDDSSMRRLLAQMAEEILIFEDGSVELVCLYGDLQGGEAHPAPSSWRQ is encoded by the coding sequence GTGAGCCGGCCGGGAGGCGGAAAAGCTGCAGTCTACCAGACAGCTGTGTACATCAGGCTTTCCAGGGAGGACGGCGATAAGGCAGAGAGCGACAGCGTGGGAAATCAGAGAAAGCTTCTGATGGATTTTCTTAAGTCGGAGCCGGAGCTTTCCCTGTTTTCTGAGTATGTAGATGACGGCTGGTCGGGGACCAGTTTTAAGCGGCCGGCTTTTGAGCGCATGATCAGGGATATTGAGGCCGGGCTTGTGGACTGCGTGGCGGTGAAGGATCTGTCGCGCCTGGGCAGAGACTACATTGACACGGGGCGGCTGCTGGAACGATATTTTCCTGACATGGGAGTGAGGTTTATCTCTCTTGCCGACGGGATTGACAGCAGAAAGCAGGAGTACGACATGCTGCTCCCCATCAAAAACATCTTCAATGAGCAGTATGCCAGAGATATTTCGAGAAAAATTCACGCTGTGGTCAGAACCAAGCAGAAGGCCGGAGAGTTTATCGGAGCATTTGCCTGCTACGGCTACCGGAAGTCGCCGTCCGACAAAAACCGCCTGGTGGTGGATGAGAGGGCAGCTGAGGTGGTGAGGATGATCTTTCAGCTTTTTCTGGAGGGAAAGGGAAAAAATACCATTGCCAGGATGCTGAATGACCGGGGGATTCCCTGCCCGTCCGAGTACAAGCGGCTGAACGGGGAAAACTACAGGAACGGAGGGCGTCTTTCGGGACAGTCCTGCTGGACGTATTCCACCGTTAATAAGATCCTCCACAGCGAGATGTATCTGGGCAATATGGTACAGGGGCGGCGTTTCCAGAGGATGCGGGGGAAGGCAAGGCAGGTGGACAGGGAAAACTGGATTGTGGTGGAGGGAACCCATGAGGCAATCATAGACAGGCAGGTATGGGAGCAGACCAGGAAGCTTCTGAAGAGCCGTTATGCCCCGTTTCAGCCTGCAGCAGGAGAAAATGTGTTTGCCGGCTTTATCAGGTGCGGGGACTGCGGCCGGGCCATGGTCAGAAAGGGAAGAGACCGGTACCTGTGCGGAACTTATGTGCGGGCCGGAAAGGCCTACTGTTCAGGCCATGGGGTGAAAAGGCAGGAATTGGAGGAGATCGTGCTCGCAGAACTTGCCCGGGCAGTGGAGGAGGAACAGCAGAGGGGAAGCCTTGCAGAGCTGTTTGAGAGAGCAGAGAAAGGGAGAATGAAACAGGGTACAGGAGCGGTATCAGAAAAGAGAGGGGGGAGGAAAAAGGAGAGGTGGCAGACGGAGTGGCCGTGGGAACTGGCTGAAAGGGCAGAAAACGGACAGGAGGAGGCCGAAAACGAGGAAAGGGAGGAGGAATTTTGGCCTCTTGCAGGCGTTTCCGGGATTCTCGTAAGGCGGGATGACAGCTCCATGCGCAGACTCCTTGCACAGATGGCGGAGGAAATCCTGATTTTTGAGGACGGGAGTGTGGAGCTGGTCTGCCTCTACGGGGATTTGCAGGGAGGAGAAGCGCATCCGGCCCCCTCCTCATGGAGGCAATGA
- a CDS encoding DUF1858 domain-containing protein, translating to MQINKEMLIGDLVRLDDGIAPILMGAGMHCLGUPASQMESLEEASMVHGIQVDTLVNAINEYLAQK from the coding sequence ATGCAGATTAATAAAGAAATGTTAATCGGAGATCTGGTTCGTCTGGATGACGGAATTGCACCTATCCTTATGGGAGCTGGAATGCACTGCTTAGGCTGACCGGCTTCTCAGATGGAGTCTCTGGAAGAGGCCAGTATGGTTCATGGAATACAGGTTGATACATTAGTAAATGCGATCAATGAATACCTGGCTCAGAAGTAA